The Arachidicoccus terrestris genome includes the window TACAGTGGTTTGCCATTATAGCCAGTTAATAGAACACTTTGCGGATTATGGACTTCGTGCTCAGGTATTTGTTTTTTTTCACAGGTATATTTTTCGATTAATGCCAATAAAGATGCGGCTACTGGGATCAATCTTTCTTTACCGCCCTTGCCCAAAACTTTTATTTGCTTAAGGCGATCATCAATGTCTTTTTCCTTTAATGCAATGAGTTCGCTGCGCCGGATACCGCATTCATAAAAAAGACAAATGGCCAGATAGGCGGTCAATTCAGTAAAATACTTCTTCCAGGCTCGTTTATCAAGCTTTTCACGGCTAGTAATACCCATGAAATGAGATATCTTATTCTGATCTAATGTTACCGTTTCCAATAAACCTTCTATCCTTGCCGGGTTTATTAATTCATCTGCTTCCTTCTCCTTTAAAAAAGAAGGCAGTCTTTTATTGATTTTTGGAAGCGTAATAGCTGTAAGTGGAGAAGACTTTATTAACTGTCTGCGTAATAAATATTTATAAAAGGACTTTAAGGAAGAGATTTTACGATGCAGGCTTTTATTACCGATTGGGTGATCCGCGTCGTTTTTTAATTTGACCATCCAGGAGCGCATGACAGGCGTCTTTACAACCTCAAAACTCAGTCCGGTATATTCAGTCGCCAGATAGTCAAAAAACTGATTTAAATCTGTCAGATAGGCTTTGACGGTATGTTCGGAGTACCGCTTTTCAAAACGAAGATAATCCAGAAATTGACTGACCGCCGCAACGGATCCTGCAGTGCCCTCATATGTTGGTGTTGACTGGTCCATAAAAAATTAGCCTTAAAGTTACTACTTTAAGGCTAAAATCTTATCGTTATTGATAATTGTGGGA containing:
- a CDS encoding tyrosine-type recombinase/integrase; translation: MDQSTPTYEGTAGSVAAVSQFLDYLRFEKRYSEHTVKAYLTDLNQFFDYLATEYTGLSFEVVKTPVMRSWMVKLKNDADHPIGNKSLHRKISSLKSFYKYLLRRQLIKSSPLTAITLPKINKRLPSFLKEKEADELINPARIEGLLETVTLDQNKISHFMGITSREKLDKRAWKKYFTELTAYLAICLFYECGIRRSELIALKEKDIDDRLKQIKVLGKGGKERLIPVAASLLALIEKYTCEKKQIPEHEVHNPQSVLLTGYNGKPLYAKKVYNMVRDMVAEVTDLKKKSPHILRHSFATHLLSAGADLSAVKELLGHASLAATQVYTHTNIEKLKEVYKKAHPKS